The proteins below are encoded in one region of Penaeus chinensis breed Huanghai No. 1 chromosome 25, ASM1920278v2, whole genome shotgun sequence:
- the LOC125038638 gene encoding KRAB-A domain-containing protein 2-like, translated as MRERRTEKDKIRRDVLSAVSEIPDATIEELKTAAQNPSSKSRHRYYILKKIFYNGSHLIKKRKGVDESPGVKYANIAKEALELFKSYCITCQAKKKRNKTAGVVVKPLLSSELNSPCQVDLLNMQLLLQAQFKWIMVYQCHLTKFVILLALTSERADEVAFQLLDIFPLFGAPAILQRNNGSKVIPELKELWPQLILVHGKPRHPGFSRTSQW; from the exons AtgagagaaagacggacagagaagGACAAAATAAGAAGAGATGTGT TATCAGCAGTGTCCGAAATACCTGATGCCACCATTGAAGAACTAAAGACTGCAGCCCAGAACCCATCTTCCAAGTCTCGGCATCGATACTATATTCTCAAGAA GATATTTTATAATGGAAGTCAC CTGATCAAGAAACGCAAGGGTGTAGATGAATCACCAGGAGTAAAGTATGCAAACATCGCAAAAGAAGCTCTTGAATTATTCAAGTCCTATTGCATCACATGTCAAGCAAAGAAGAAGCGAAATAAGACTGCTGGCGTTGTTGTGAAGCCCCTATTGAGCAGTGAATTGAACTCGCCTTGCCAAGTTGACCTTCTGAATATGCAGTTGTTGCTTCAGGCTCAGTTCAAGTGGATCATGGTCTACCAGTGCCACCTCACTAAGTTTGTCATACTTCTAGCACTTACATCAGAGAGAGCTGATGAAGTTGCCTTTCAACTGCTTGACATATTCCCTCTGTTTGGAGCTCCTGCCATACTGCAAAGAAACAATGGTTCTAAAGTCATCCCAGAGTTGAAAGAACTTTGGCCACAACTCATCCTGGTCCATGGGAAACCAAGACATCCAGGTTTCAGTAGGACGAGCCAGTGGTGA